The nucleotide window TCGCCGGAATGCGTTTGGCAAAGAGCTCAGACACCGGCTGACGGAACTGGTAGGAGGTGCCGAAATCAAACCGGGCTGCTTTGGTGATGAAGCGATAGAACTGAACCGCAATCGGGTCGTTCAGACCAAGCCTTTCCCTCAAGGCTTCCCGTTCTTCGATTGACGTTTCGATCCCGACCATCTGATTGATGGGGTCTCCGACGAAACGGAACATGGTGAAGGCCAGCAGTGCGACCACCAGCATGACAATCACCGCCTGAAGCAAACGGCGCGTTGCAAAACCAATCATTACGGCTCTTTGGGTTCAGATAGGAAAAAACGCTCCCGGCTGTGCCGGGAGCGCGCGTTGGCAGTGGCCGATCAGTTCTTGGTCACAAAGCGGAACTTGAACTGGTTGTCGGCCCGCTGAACCAGCTCGACATTGTCAGCAACACCCCAGGCAAGGCCCTGCTGGTGAAGCGGAATGTAATACGCGTTGTCGTGGCTGATCTGGTAAGCGTTTTCAATCAGGCCATCGCGTTTTTCCGGATCGACTTCCACAAGGATTTCCTTGGTCAGGCTGTCGATTTTCTCGTCGCAGAAACCGCCGAGGTTGAAGGGAGAGCCAGTTCCGGCTTCATCACGGCAGTTCATCAGGTTGGAAAGTACGTTCCAGCTGTCGAGAGAACCGGGTGTCCAACCCAGCAGATAGAACGACGTGTCGAAATTGCCTGATGCCAGCACCTTGGCAAAGTACTTTGCCTTCGGCTGTGCGTTCAGATCAACTTTCACACCGATGCGCGCCAGCATGGCGGCCACTGCCTGACAGATTGCTTCATCGTTGACGTAACGATCATTCGGGCAATCCATGCCAACCGTAAAGCCGTCTGCGTAGCCTGCCTCTGCAAGAAGAGCCTTCGCGGCTTCCGGATCATAGGGATACCGCTCGAATGCACCCGCCTTTGAGAAAAGGAACGGAGAAATCATGATTGCCGACGGTGTCGACAGATCCCGCATGACCTTCTTCTTGATGCCTTCAATATCGATTGCCTGATAGAACGCTTTGCGCACCTTGGCATCTTTGAACGGGTTCTTGCCCTTGACGTCCGAATAGAGCAGCTCGTCACGCATCTGATCCATGCCGAGGAAGATCGTATGCAATTCGGGACCGGTCAGTGCCACGGTACCAGCGTTGTCATTGATCCGCTTGATGTCCTGAACCGGGATCGGATACACCATGTCCAATTCGCCGGACAATAGGGCGGCAACCCGGGTCGCGTCAGATGAAATCGGTGTAAATTCGACCGTATCGAGATTGTGTGTCGGAGTATCCCACCAACCGTCGTTTTTCTCATAAACCGTTTTCACACCAGCTTCATGACTGGCAACCTTGAAGGGACCAGTGCCGTTGGCATTGAGAGCTGCGAAATTTGCCGTGGAATCGGAAGCCGAGGTCACCTTGACCGCGT belongs to Roseibium porphyridii and includes:
- a CDS encoding ABC transporter substrate-binding protein, with product MKTKSIVAAAALLTAGAGSAVQAETLKFAFQGTLNNLDPYTLNETFTLSSLGNVYEGLTRRGSDLAIEPALAERWEIVEPNRWRFYLRKDVKFHNGNDFTAEDVAFSVERVQSEGSDLTTRVPADAKVEIVDDHTVDFVLSGPNPILHYEWDTFYIMDKEWTVENDAVKVTSASDSTANFAALNANGTGPFKVASHEAGVKTVYEKNDGWWDTPTHNLDTVEFTPISSDATRVAALLSGELDMVYPIPVQDIKRINDNAGTVALTGPELHTIFLGMDQMRDELLYSDVKGKNPFKDAKVRKAFYQAIDIEGIKKKVMRDLSTPSAIMISPFLFSKAGAFERYPYDPEAAKALLAEAGYADGFTVGMDCPNDRYVNDEAICQAVAAMLARIGVKVDLNAQPKAKYFAKVLASGNFDTSFYLLGWTPGSLDSWNVLSNLMNCRDEAGTGSPFNLGGFCDEKIDSLTKEILVEVDPEKRDGLIENAYQISHDNAYYIPLHQQGLAWGVADNVELVQRADNQFKFRFVTKN